Proteins encoded together in one Orbaceae bacterium lpD01 window:
- the ppa gene encoding inorganic diphosphatase, with amino-acid sequence MGLNNVPAGKELPDDIYVVIEIPANADPIKYEVDKASGSLFVDRFMSTAMFYPCNYGYINNTLSLDGDPVDVLVPTPFPLQPGSVIRCRPVGVLNMSDEAGQDAKLVAVPHSKLTKEYDHIKDVNDLPESLKAQIAHFFEHYKDLEKGKWVKIDGWANVDAARDEILASFERAKK; translated from the coding sequence ATGGGTTTAAATAATGTACCAGCTGGAAAAGAGTTACCTGATGATATTTATGTGGTAATTGAAATTCCAGCCAATGCCGATCCAATCAAATATGAAGTAGATAAAGCATCTGGTTCACTGTTTGTTGATCGCTTCATGTCAACCGCCATGTTCTATCCATGTAATTATGGTTATATCAACAATACATTATCACTTGATGGTGATCCCGTTGACGTGCTGGTTCCAACCCCTTTCCCACTTCAACCAGGCTCAGTGATTCGTTGCCGTCCGGTCGGTGTGTTAAATATGAGTGATGAAGCAGGACAAGATGCGAAGCTCGTTGCCGTCCCTCACTCAAAATTAACCAAAGAGTATGATCATATTAAAGATGTTAACGATCTGCCTGAATCACTGAAAGCGCAAATTGCGCATTTCTTTGAACACTACAAAGACCTTGAAAAGGGTAAATGGGTAAAAATTGATGGCTGGGCTAATGTTGATGCAGCGCGTGATGAGATCCTAGCGTCATTTGAACGAGCAAAAAAATAA
- the tal gene encoding transaldolase: MSQLDELKKYTVVVADTGDIDSIKQFSPEDATTNPSLILKAAQLPQYKYLIDDAINTAKKQGGNKETQLINASDQVAVNIGAEILKYVPGRISTEVDARLSFDRGMCLAKARKLIALYKEKGIDKSRILIKIAATWEGIQAAEELEREGINCNLTLLFSFAQARACAEAGVFLISPFVGRIYDWYQAKQPVTNYIADEDPGVVSVRNIYNYYKENRYETVVMGASFRKKEQILALAGCDRLTISPALLNELKASTDPVERRLSPAKNATNRPSPMTEIEFRWQHNSDAMAVEKLAEGIRLFAADQQKLEDMLIQQL, translated from the coding sequence ATGAGCCAACTAGACGAATTAAAAAAATACACTGTTGTTGTTGCTGATACCGGAGATATTGATTCGATTAAGCAATTCTCCCCTGAAGATGCCACAACCAATCCTTCTCTTATTTTAAAAGCGGCTCAATTACCCCAATATAAATATCTCATTGATGATGCGATTAACACGGCTAAAAAACAGGGTGGCAACAAAGAGACTCAGCTAATTAATGCCAGCGATCAAGTTGCGGTCAATATTGGTGCTGAGATTTTAAAATATGTCCCGGGTCGTATCTCAACCGAAGTGGATGCACGCCTCTCATTTGATAGAGGAATGTGTCTGGCTAAAGCGCGTAAATTAATCGCACTATATAAAGAAAAAGGTATCGATAAATCACGCATTCTGATTAAGATTGCTGCAACCTGGGAAGGTATTCAAGCCGCGGAAGAGTTAGAACGTGAAGGGATTAATTGTAACCTGACGTTACTCTTCTCTTTTGCACAAGCCAGAGCCTGTGCTGAAGCGGGTGTATTCCTTATTTCCCCTTTCGTTGGCCGTATCTATGACTGGTATCAAGCTAAACAGCCAGTAACAAATTATATCGCTGATGAAGATCCGGGTGTGGTATCGGTACGTAATATCTATAACTACTATAAAGAAAATCGTTATGAAACGGTTGTCATGGGCGCCAGCTTCCGCAAAAAAGAGCAAATTTTAGCCCTGGCAGGTTGTGATCGTTTAACTATTTCACCAGCCCTGCTCAATGAACTGAAAGCATCTACCGATCCAGTCGAACGTCGTCTGTCACCGGCAAAAAATGCCACCAACAGACCGAGCCCGATGACCGAGATTGAGTTCCGTTGGCAGCATAACTCAGATGCAATGGCTGTCGAGAAACTAGCGGAAGGTATTCGCTTATTCGCGGCCGATCAGCAGAAACTTGAAGATATGCTCATCCAACAACTGTAA
- a CDS encoding sugar-binding transcriptional regulator: MDIFEENQDSELLTEIAVAYYQHEQTQEEIAKRFNISRIKVGRLLKKARAEGIVEINVKYHPIFSSRIEQQFLQHFNLKRALIAVDHQDETEQRQQVASLVTNYLSTLLKNGMTVAVGQGRNVAAVASHIGVFPEKQCKFISGIGGTLRDGEFIDADHISRNLARKFNAASETLYAPAYVENRETKHVFMQNRVIKETLDRARKADIALVGLGDMNENSYMVQLGWFTPQEITDASINQGVVGDIAGYGFFNLQGHSVDTVMNDRVIGLSIEELKQIPCVIAIASENTKAMAILGALRSGVIDVIATSASNARTVLNLLKNQP, from the coding sequence ATGGATATTTTTGAAGAAAATCAAGATAGTGAGTTACTGACAGAAATCGCCGTAGCCTACTATCAACATGAACAAACTCAAGAAGAGATCGCCAAACGATTTAATATCTCACGTATCAAAGTCGGTCGTTTGCTCAAAAAAGCCCGGGCAGAAGGCATTGTTGAAATCAATGTTAAATATCATCCAATATTCAGTTCGCGCATCGAGCAGCAATTTTTACAACATTTTAATCTGAAACGAGCGTTAATCGCCGTTGATCATCAAGATGAGACGGAGCAGCGTCAGCAAGTCGCCTCGTTAGTCACCAACTATCTCTCAACCCTATTAAAAAATGGCATGACTGTTGCTGTCGGTCAAGGTCGTAATGTGGCCGCTGTGGCCAGCCACATTGGCGTTTTTCCAGAAAAACAGTGCAAATTTATCAGCGGGATTGGCGGTACACTACGCGATGGTGAATTTATCGATGCCGATCATATTAGCCGAAATCTAGCCCGTAAATTTAACGCCGCCAGTGAAACACTGTATGCGCCGGCTTATGTCGAAAACCGAGAGACCAAACACGTTTTTATGCAAAACCGGGTCATCAAAGAGACACTGGATCGGGCGCGTAAAGCCGATATCGCGTTAGTCGGTTTGGGCGATATGAATGAAAACAGTTATATGGTTCAACTCGGCTGGTTTACCCCACAAGAGATTACCGATGCCAGTATCAATCAAGGTGTCGTGGGTGATATTGCCGGTTATGGCTTTTTTAATCTTCAGGGGCACAGTGTGGATACCGTGATGAACGATCGGGTGATTGGCTTAAGTATTGAAGAACTTAAACAGATTCCTTGTGTCATTGCGATAGCCTCAGAAAATACCAAAGCCATGGCTATTTTAGGTGCGTTACGCTCAGGGGTTATCGATGTGATTGCTACCAGTGCCAGCAATGCGCGTACGGTACTTAATTTACTGAAGAATCAACCTTAA
- the yjgA gene encoding ribosome biogenesis factor YjgA: MNKQQDELWHNHSPEQDAAFDDDDEIIWVSKSEIKRDAEELKKLGVELIKLSKNELEKIPLDDSLKASIELAQRIKKEGYRRQIQWVGKLLRSRDIEPINEALDKLKNKHNQQITLLHRIEQLRDNLVESGDAEQIMSLYPTADRQLLRTLARTAKKELQTNKPNKSAKQIFQYLKELSEAQ; encoded by the coding sequence ATGAATAAACAACAAGATGAACTTTGGCACAATCACTCTCCTGAACAAGATGCTGCATTTGATGACGATGATGAAATTATATGGGTCAGTAAAAGTGAGATTAAACGTGATGCTGAAGAGCTCAAAAAACTTGGTGTAGAATTAATCAAGTTAAGTAAAAATGAATTAGAAAAGATTCCGCTTGATGATAGCTTAAAAGCCTCTATTGAACTTGCGCAAAGAATAAAAAAAGAGGGTTATCGCAGACAAATTCAGTGGGTGGGTAAATTACTCCGCAGCCGGGATATTGAGCCGATCAATGAAGCGTTAGATAAACTCAAAAATAAGCATAATCAGCAAATCACCTTATTGCATCGAATAGAGCAACTGCGTGATAATTTAGTCGAAAGCGGCGATGCAGAACAGATTATGTCGCTCTACCCTACCGCTGACAGACAGTTACTGCGCACATTAGCCCGAACAGCTAAAAAAGAGCTGCAAACCAATAAGCCGAATAAATCAGCCAAACAGATATTCCAGTACTTAAAAGAATTGAGTGAAGCGCAATAA
- the tkt gene encoding transketolase — protein sequence MTTALSHRELANAIRALSMDGVQKAKSGHPGAPMGMADIAEVLWRGFLKHNPTNPHWADRDRFVLSNGHGSMLIYSLLHLTGYDLSIEDLKQFRQLHSKTPGHPEYDYAPGIETTTGPLGQGISNAVGMAIAEKTLAAQFNRPGYDIVDHYTYAFLGDGCLMEGISHESCSLAGTLKLGKLIAFYDDNGISIDGEVDGWFTDDTAKRFEAYHWHVIRDVDGHDAEKIKLAVEQAQAVTDKPTLIICKTIIGFGSPNKAGSHDSHGAPLGDAEIEATRKALGWHYGPFEIPQNYYQAWDGKIKGQHLEQTWNDRFAAYQKAFPELAKEFTRRMQGDLPDNWQTTAKAFIQQLQDNPANIASRKASQNAIEAFGKVLPEYLGGSADLAPSNLTIWSGSKTINEDAAGNYIHYGVREFGMTAIMNGISLHGGFIPYGATFLMFMEYARNAVRMAALMKIRNIFVYTHDSIGLGEDGPTHQPVEQLASLRYTPNMSTWRPCDQVESAIAWQYAIEHKNGPTALIFSRQNLAQQTRDLAQLANVYRGGYILKDCAGQPELILIATGSEVELAVAAYDKLTAEGHKVRVVSMPATEVFDRQDQAYRESVLPSVVTARVAIEAGIADFWFKYVGLNGRIIGMRSFGESAPAELLFKEFGFTVENVVAQAKSLLK from the coding sequence ATGACTACTGCACTTTCACATCGAGAACTCGCTAATGCTATTCGCGCACTTAGTATGGATGGCGTTCAAAAAGCGAAATCGGGCCACCCTGGCGCACCAATGGGTATGGCGGATATCGCTGAAGTTTTATGGCGTGGCTTTTTAAAACATAACCCAACCAATCCGCACTGGGCTGATCGTGACCGCTTTGTCCTATCAAATGGCCATGGTTCAATGCTTATTTATAGCCTGTTACATTTAACCGGCTATGATCTCTCTATTGAAGATTTAAAGCAGTTCCGTCAGTTACATTCTAAAACGCCTGGTCATCCAGAATACGATTACGCACCCGGCATCGAAACCACGACCGGCCCGTTAGGTCAAGGTATCTCTAATGCGGTGGGTATGGCGATTGCCGAAAAAACCTTAGCGGCACAATTCAACCGTCCTGGCTACGATATTGTTGATCATTACACCTATGCCTTTTTAGGTGATGGCTGCCTAATGGAAGGCATTTCCCATGAATCGTGTTCATTAGCTGGTACTTTAAAGCTCGGTAAACTTATCGCCTTTTATGATGACAACGGTATCTCAATTGACGGTGAAGTCGATGGCTGGTTTACCGATGATACAGCGAAACGATTTGAAGCTTATCACTGGCATGTTATTCGTGATGTAGATGGTCATGATGCAGAAAAAATTAAACTCGCCGTTGAACAAGCGCAGGCTGTGACTGATAAACCAACCTTGATTATCTGTAAAACTATCATTGGTTTCGGTTCACCAAATAAAGCGGGTTCACATGATAGCCATGGTGCACCGTTAGGTGATGCTGAAATTGAAGCGACACGCAAAGCGTTAGGCTGGCACTATGGACCATTTGAAATTCCACAAAATTACTATCAAGCGTGGGATGGCAAAATCAAAGGCCAGCATTTAGAACAAACCTGGAACGATCGTTTTGCGGCTTATCAAAAAGCCTTCCCGGAACTGGCTAAAGAGTTTACTCGTCGCATGCAAGGCGATTTACCAGATAACTGGCAGACAACGGCGAAAGCATTTATCCAACAGTTACAAGATAATCCAGCGAATATTGCCAGCCGTAAAGCCTCACAAAATGCCATTGAAGCTTTCGGTAAAGTGTTACCAGAATATCTAGGTGGCTCTGCCGACCTTGCGCCGAGTAATTTAACGATTTGGTCTGGCTCTAAGACGATTAATGAAGATGCTGCCGGCAACTATATCCATTATGGCGTACGTGAATTTGGTATGACGGCTATCATGAATGGTATTTCACTACATGGTGGCTTTATTCCTTATGGTGCGACATTCTTAATGTTTATGGAATATGCCCGAAATGCGGTTCGTATGGCCGCTTTGATGAAAATTCGTAATATCTTTGTCTATACGCATGATTCAATTGGTCTGGGTGAAGATGGCCCAACGCATCAACCGGTTGAGCAGCTGGCGAGTTTACGTTATACACCTAATATGAGCACATGGCGCCCTTGTGATCAGGTTGAGTCAGCTATCGCTTGGCAATATGCGATTGAGCATAAAAATGGTCCAACGGCACTGATTTTCTCACGTCAGAATTTAGCTCAGCAAACCCGTGATTTAGCGCAATTAGCGAATGTCTATCGTGGTGGTTATATTCTGAAAGATTGTGCAGGTCAGCCTGAACTTATCTTGATTGCGACCGGTTCAGAAGTAGAGCTTGCTGTAGCCGCTTATGATAAATTAACTGCAGAAGGCCATAAAGTTCGCGTCGTGTCAATGCCGGCAACTGAGGTGTTTGATCGTCAAGATCAGGCCTATCGTGAATCGGTATTACCGTCAGTCGTCACTGCTCGCGTCGCTATCGAAGCAGGTATCGCCGACTTCTGGTTTAAATATGTGGGCTTAAATGGTCGTATTATTGGTATGCGCAGCTTTGGTGAATCAGCCCCTGCTGAGCTACTCTTTAAAGAGTTCGGCTTCACGGTTGAAAATGTCGTGGCACAGGCTAAATCACTCTTAAAATAG